GAACCGGACCGTGGACCCGCGCGACATCGCCGCCCACAACCGGCTCGACCAGCGCGGCGAGGACCTGGCGAGCGGCGCGGCCGGCGTCAACCTGGTCGGCTACATCACCGTCTCCTCCCGTAACCCCGAGGCCCTGGCCCGCGACAAGCGGACCATCCGGGCCTCGGCCGGAAAGTCGTACCTGAAACTGGAGTGGTGCGACCGCGAGCACCATCGCGCCTTCGTGAACACCCTTCCGTTCGCCACCGGCATTCGAAGGTAGGGGCTGCCGCATGCGGGATCCGATGTCCATCCTCACCGAGGCCTTCACGTCCTTCCTCTTCGGAAAGGTCGAGACGACCCGCCTGCCGGTCCGCACCTCCACCGGCCAGGCGCAGGCGGTCTACCTCCCGACCGCAGCGCCGGGCCTCGGCGACTCGGGCGTGATCATCGGCCGCGAGGTCTACTCCGGCAAGGGCTACATCTACGACCCCTTCCAGCTCTACGGCCAGCAGCTCCCGGCACCTCACTGGCTGGTCCTGGGCGAGTCCGGCAACGGCAAGTCGGCGCTCGAGAAGACGTACGTCCTACGGCAGCTGCGCTTCCGCGACCGCCAGGTCGTCGTCCTGGACGCCCAGGGCGAGGACGGCGTCGGTGAATGGAACCTGATCGCGCAGGAGTTGGGGATAACTCCCATCCGCCTGGACCCGATGGCCGCCCTGGACATGGGAATCCGCCTCAACCCGCTCGACCCAGCGATCACGACGACCGGTCAGCTCGCCCTGCTCCGGACCATCATCGAGGTCGCGATGGGCCACGGCCTCGACGAGCGCTCCGGCTTCGCGCTGAAGGTCGCGCACGCCTACGTCAACGAGACGATCGTCGACCGCCAGCCGATCCTCACGGACATCGTGGAGCAGCTACGGCACCCCGAGCCCGAGTCGGCCGAGGCGATGAACGTCGACATAGAGGACGTCCGCGCGTGGGGGCTCGATGTCGCCCTGGTCATCGACCGCCTGGTCGACGGTGACCTGCGGGGCATGTTCGACGGCCCGACAACGGTCGGCATCGACCTGGACGCGCCGCTGATCGTCTTCGATTTGTCCCACATCGACCGCAACTCCATCGCCATGCCCATCCTCATGGCGATCGTCGGAGTTTGGCTGGAACACACCTGGATCCGCCCCGACCGGAAGAAGCGCATCTTCCTGGTCGAGGAGGCCTGGCACATCATCGCCAGCCCCTTCGTGGCCCAGCTCTTCCAGCGGCTGCTGAAGTTCGGCCGACGGCTCGGCCTGTCCTTCGTCGCGGTCGTCCACCACCTGTCCGACGTAGTGGACGGAGCGGCGGCCAAGGAGGCCGCGGCGATCCTGAAAATGGCGTCGACGAGGACGATCTACGCCCAGAAGGCGGACGAGGCGCGTGCGACGGGCCGGGTCCTGGGCCTGCCCCGTTGGGCGGTCGAGATCATCCCCTCCCTCACCCCCGGCATCGCCGTCTGGGACGTCAACGGCAATGTCCAGGTGGTCAAACACCTGGTCACCGAGACCGAACGCCCCCTGGTCTACACCGACCGCGCGATGACGGAGTCCTCCAGCGACCTGACCGACGACGCCCTGCGCGCCGCGGAGCTGGAGGCGGAGGAGCGGGCGGCGGCCTTCGTGGAGCAGCACCTGGGCGACTCCGAGTCGACGGTGGCGTAGGAGGGGCGGGCAAGTGGTGAGACCGGACGACCGCCACCAGAGCGGTCAGGGAGGCCAGGGAGGCGTCCCGGACGGGCTGTTGGTCGGCATACTGGCCTTCCTCCTCGGCATGACCCTGCTGGTCTGGACGGCGACAGGCCTCGCGGGCCTGTTCGCCCACGGCACCTGGCCCAAGGACGTCACCTTCACCCGCACCCCCCAGGCCATGCGCCACCTCATCGGCCACCCCGAGGACATCCTCGGTGCCTGGCCCGACACCCCCGCCGGCCAGCTCTCCGGCTACGGCCTGGTCTGGGGCCTGTTCATCGGCCAGCTGCTGATCCTGGGCGTCCTGACGATCTTCGTGATGGGAACACTGGCTCGCTGGAGGGCGGTACGGGCGAGGACGAGAGCGGAGAAACTGGCGGCACGGGAGCGACGTGCGCAGCCGGGACCGGTCCACGAGGTACCGATCCCGAGACCGACGCCAGAGCCGCAGCCACAACCGGCCACAGCTCCCGCCCCCAGCTCCCCACAGCCCACCGAGCCAGTCCTCACGACACCGACGGCTGCCAAGCTGCGCACTTCCCTGTCCAAGGGTGAACCGATGGCCGGGTGGGAAACACCTCGCCCCGATGGCGCGGTCCTCTACGCCCCGAGAGAATCCCGCCACCCCACCGCGACCCAGGCCGTCAGGGACGCGGAAGGCCCCGCCCTCATCGTCACCTCGAACCCCGCGATCTGGCAGGACACCAAGGACGCCCGAGCCAAACTGGGCCCGGTCCACGTCTACGACCCCACCCACCTCTGCGACACCCCGGCCCGCCTCCACTGGTCCCCCACCACAGGCTGCGAGACCAAGGAGACAGCCAAGGCAAGGGCGCAGGCCCTGCTCGCCCCCGTTCGCCCCACCGCAAAGATCGACCAGGCCGTGGCCGACGTGGCCGAAACGCTCCTGCGCAGCTACCTCCATGCCGCGGCGATAGAAGCCCGCACCATCCGCCACGTCCACCGCTGGTGCCAGGGCGCCCAGATCCAGGACGCCGTGAGAACCCTCCGCACCAACCCCAAGGCGGCCCCCGGCTCCGCGGGCGAGCTCGAAGCCGCTCTCACCGCGCATCCCGAACGCCGCGACATCGCCCAGGAGTTGACCAGCCGGGCCCTCTCCGCCCTCTTCACGGTCAACATCCGCGAGGCATGCACTCCCAACCGAAATGATGCCCTCGCCTTGGATTCCTTCGTCGACGAAGGGGGCACGCTTTATGTGGTGGGTGAATCCATCGAGGACCCCAGGACCAATCCGGGCGCGATGCCCCTTCTGACGGCCCTCACCTCAAGCGTGGTCGAGCGTGGCCGGCGCATGGCCGAACGGTCATCCTCCGGTCGCCTCGACCCACCACTGACGCTCGTCCTGGACGACGTCGCAGCCGTGGCTCCGCTTCCCCAGCTCCCGGAGCTGCTGGCCGCCGGAGCGGACCGGGGGCTACCGACCCTGGCCCTGCTCCGGTCCCGCGAACAGGCCCGCACCCGCTGGCCGGACGCGGACCTCCCGACGTAGAGCTCAGAAGTCGTACACCGCCCAGTCGACGACCGGTACATACCCGAGGCGCCGGTAGAGGGCGTTGCTGGTGGGGTTGGCCGCGTCCGTGAACAGCACGACATGCTCAGCACCGGCCGCCAGCGCGGCCCGGCTCACCTCTGCCGTCACGGCGCCCGCGTATCCACGCCCGCGCAGGCGGGCCGGCGTGTACACGGGGTCCACCTGGACCAGCCCGGCGACCATCGGGTTCGTGCCCGCCATGGAGACGGGCGTACCGTCCGGGGCCTCCCAGAACGTGTAGTGCTTGTCCGCGAAGCGGGTGTCGGCCCAGGAGTCGGCGTCGATGGTGACAGCTTCTCCCACGTCCGCGGCGAACCCGCGGCACAGGTCCATGAGTTGCTCAAGGTCCCGTTCCCCCGCGGCCCGGCCCCGGCCCGCCGGGAACGGGTCCGGCGGGACGAGCGTGCCGAGCCGGTGCAGACAGAGCCGGACGCACACGCTCGGCGTCGCCCCCGTGTGCCGCTGCCAGGCCGCGGCGAAACCCGCGGCGGTCGCGTCGTCCGCGCTGACGGAGGGAACCGAGTGCCCGAGCGCGACCAGCCGGGCGGCGAGGGCGTCGGCCTGCCCGGCGGTGAGCGGAGTCAGGCCCAGTCCGCGATCGGGCGACAGCCGGTAGAAGGCCGCCTGCACCTCGCCCGCCCGCTCCAGCAGACCGAACGCGGCGGCTTCGGCGTCGTACGCGGCCGCCCCACGGGTGCGCAGTCTCGCGGTCCAGGTCAGCTGCATGATGTGCGGGACAGGTCGCGAGCGCAGGAACTCCCCGGCTCGAGCGAGAAAGTCGTCGATGTCTTCGGTGAGGTACCAGTCGTCCGGGCGCATGCCCCATGATCCCTCACGG
This portion of the Streptomyces canus genome encodes:
- a CDS encoding ATP-binding protein, yielding MRDPMSILTEAFTSFLFGKVETTRLPVRTSTGQAQAVYLPTAAPGLGDSGVIIGREVYSGKGYIYDPFQLYGQQLPAPHWLVLGESGNGKSALEKTYVLRQLRFRDRQVVVLDAQGEDGVGEWNLIAQELGITPIRLDPMAALDMGIRLNPLDPAITTTGQLALLRTIIEVAMGHGLDERSGFALKVAHAYVNETIVDRQPILTDIVEQLRHPEPESAEAMNVDIEDVRAWGLDVALVIDRLVDGDLRGMFDGPTTVGIDLDAPLIVFDLSHIDRNSIAMPILMAIVGVWLEHTWIRPDRKKRIFLVEEAWHIIASPFVAQLFQRLLKFGRRLGLSFVAVVHHLSDVVDGAAAKEAAAILKMASTRTIYAQKADEARATGRVLGLPRWAVEIIPSLTPGIAVWDVNGNVQVVKHLVTETERPLVYTDRAMTESSSDLTDDALRAAELEAEERAAAFVEQHLGDSESTVA
- a CDS encoding GNAT family N-acetyltransferase, with protein sequence MRPDDWYLTEDIDDFLARAGEFLRSRPVPHIMQLTWTARLRTRGAAAYDAEAAAFGLLERAGEVQAAFYRLSPDRGLGLTPLTAGQADALAARLVALGHSVPSVSADDATAAGFAAAWQRHTGATPSVCVRLCLHRLGTLVPPDPFPAGRGRAAGERDLEQLMDLCRGFAADVGEAVTIDADSWADTRFADKHYTFWEAPDGTPVSMAGTNPMVAGLVQVDPVYTPARLRGRGYAGAVTAEVSRAALAAGAEHVVLFTDAANPTSNALYRRLGYVPVVDWAVYDF
- a CDS encoding type VI secretion protein, translating into MRPDDRHQSGQGGQGGVPDGLLVGILAFLLGMTLLVWTATGLAGLFAHGTWPKDVTFTRTPQAMRHLIGHPEDILGAWPDTPAGQLSGYGLVWGLFIGQLLILGVLTIFVMGTLARWRAVRARTRAEKLAARERRAQPGPVHEVPIPRPTPEPQPQPATAPAPSSPQPTEPVLTTPTAAKLRTSLSKGEPMAGWETPRPDGAVLYAPRESRHPTATQAVRDAEGPALIVTSNPAIWQDTKDARAKLGPVHVYDPTHLCDTPARLHWSPTTGCETKETAKARAQALLAPVRPTAKIDQAVADVAETLLRSYLHAAAIEARTIRHVHRWCQGAQIQDAVRTLRTNPKAAPGSAGELEAALTAHPERRDIAQELTSRALSALFTVNIREACTPNRNDALALDSFVDEGGTLYVVGESIEDPRTNPGAMPLLTALTSSVVERGRRMAERSSSGRLDPPLTLVLDDVAAVAPLPQLPELLAAGADRGLPTLALLRSREQARTRWPDADLPT